The stretch of DNA AGAATTTCCTCAATATATTCAGGCTTCCATTCCTCACGCGGCATGCAAACGCCGAATGCTGCGCCTATAAGTCTTCCGTAAATACACCGTCTGGAAAGATTGTTCTGTATCCAGGACGCAATGTGCTTCATTGCCTGGTCACCGAATTCAACGCCAAAAATGTCATTTACCACATTGAAATTCTTTACGTCGACGTACATGATCAGGTATTCAGTATCAGTATCGTTTTCAAGTCTTTCGGAAATGCATGTAAAGAGATATTCACGCGTATACAGACCGGTCATCGGATCATGTGTGGCAGCGTACATCTCACGTTTCATACGGTTCTGTTCTTCGGTAACATCTGAAATACGAAGATATGTTCCAAGGGACTTTCTTTTTTCATCCAGAGCCTTGTTTTCCTCAAGAGTATAGTAATGTGCATCATCACCGTTTCCGACTATACGCTGAACGCATCCGGTGTCATTTTCACTGCCGGGATTCCTGAAGAGTTCCATAAGAGCGGGTACTGCCTTTTCAACGTTATCTTCATCGACTCCGGTAAGTTCAAGACCGGCATCGTTTGCCCAGATACACTTTCCTGCCGGATCGAAAATGAAAAGTGATTCATTCATTCCTGATACGATGCGGGAAAGCATACGGTCAAGCAGCCTGTACGGCCGGTAGTGAAGCGAGAAGAAATAGATGAGTATACCCAGGGCCCCGTATCCGAGCATGGAACGGTCAATCGGTGAATCGGACATAAGATATAATCCCTGCCACAGTCCAACGAATATGACCACGTATGACAGCGCGGTGTAGCGCTCACGGTAGATCTTAGGCATTCCGGATGCTGTCTTAAGGAATATGACAACCACTCCGACCACTATGGAATAGGCGACAAGCCTGTGATATGTCTGGCCGATATACGGTTCAAGCTTCCAGTAGACAGCTCCTTCATAGTCCACCGCTTTCAGATCAAAAGCATGGCCTGTAAAAGGATTAAGCATGAACTGTATGACATCGACGGCAAGCGGTATATAGACTAACCGCGGGGTACTCATAGAATTGTTTCTTGTTTTGCAGTACTCCACCGTAAACCGGGTAAGAGTCAGTACCACGAGGTCTACACCGAGAAAATAAATATAGCTTCCTATAAGCGAAAGAATTTTCTGATGTGAACCGATGATAATAAGATTTCCCAGCAGAGGCGGTATAATGGCTGAATTAAGTGCTGCTACATAGCGTCCGATCGGCTTGCCCGAATGTCTCGCCCTGTAAACACACACTAACTGTGCGATAATTACAACTGTGAAAATAAATGAAAATACAGAACGCACAGTATTCGCCTCCTTTCGATTTCTATTTTGCAGCAGATTTGCATCTGATCTTGTTTTCGTACATAAGCTTGTCGGACCGTTCGAACACATCCTGAACACGCAGATCCATATCCGGATCAAATTCAGAAATGCCTGCAGCAAACAGTACCAGACCGTTTGTTTTACTATTCTCAAGGGTGCTGAACATCTGCTCCATAAGGTCACTCCGGCAGTCATAGTCCCTGCCTTTCAGGATAACGGCAAATTCATCGCCGCCTATCCTGAACACCGGACTGTGAGAAAATGCATTGCATATAACCGTACTTGCCCGCCTTATGTATTCATCACCCGCCTTGTGTCCCAGGCTGTCGTTGATATCCTTCAGTCCGTTTACATCACATATCACTATTGCGAAAGGCGGCTGACAGGATTTTTCTATCTGCCTGTCAAGATCAGCTTCTGCCTCAACATAGGCATGCTTGCTTTTGACTCCTGTAAGAGTATCCTTGCCGACAAGTTCAACAGCATTGTTGTAGTCAAGCTCCATACGCTTGATTTTGTCGATATTCGATACCGCAATGATAATATGGTCCGAGTCCTCGGCTGCACGCACAGCGTACAGAGCCATATACTGCGGGTTATCATCGATCATGAGCCGGTAGGTCAGATTAACGTGTCCGAAAATCCTTATGGCATTAAGAAGGTTTTCCTTTTTCAGTGCGGTGTACATCATGGACCTGTCGCCTTCGTAAACGGAGGTCTTCATGTTTTCCTCGCACTCCTCAAAGAACGAATCACCTGAAGTGCCATGCTTAACCCATGAATACTTCGCGCTTGTACTGTACTCGGTGTAGTAGTTGGTCAGCACATTCACGTGGTAAATTACAACGTACTGCTGTGCCAGAGCAGTGGCAATATCGCTGAAGGTCCTGATCTCATTCTCCATTTCCTTTTCGTGCCGCATCTGCCTGTCAACGTTCTGAACGCCGATTATTATGCTATGGTCAGTGTATGAGCGTATTGTCTTGAGCGAATAGTAACACGGCACACCGTCTATGACAAGACGGTAACCAAGCGTAAATGACTTTCCTGCCGCAAGTGCTTTCATAACGTTGTCACGGCTGAAAGTTTTTAAAAAGTTTGCCAGGTCTTCCTTGTATACAAGTTTTTCCGCATTTCCCGGAACATCATCGTAAAAATTCTTTCCGCTCGAAGCTATTGTGAGTTCCTTGTTTTCACCGCTCGGAACATATTCCACATAACTGTCATCCTCTGCATCGATAACGTACAGGCTGGTATAGTCGTCAGCCAGTGCCAGAGCAAGGCTTGCAAATGACAGTGATTTTCCTTTGTCTGTATCATTCATATTCTCATCCCTCTGTTTTAATACGATCACATGCGCGCTGCTCTTGCCTCCTTAAGCAGGCGGTCATACCTGATAAGAGCAAGATGCGGATCGTCAAAGATAACTGCCGAATCATCAGCAAATGAGCTCAGGGTCATGTTATCCCCGTTTCTCGCGCGGAACACCATGTATTCCATAAATTTCTCGTAACGTGAGTCAATCACCCTTTTTACTTCATCGAAAAAGCCGTGCTCCCTGGTAAAAGGTCCGGTAACACTTATTCCGCCGAAAGGCTGATAGTCATAGTTAATAAAATAGCGTTCCGAAAACCTGTCCTCTTCAGTAAGCCTTTCTTCGTCATACACTTCAGTTTTCGTCTTGGTGAGCACACCGTCGCCGCGTTTCACAAAAGCGTGGAACATACGGCGGTCATTTTCAAATCCAAGTGAAACAAAAGCACGTTCAAAGCTCTTTCTCATAAGCTCAAGTTCGGAAAGTTCAAGATTCTGAACAAACTTTATTTTCGGACTTACAAAAGGAGTTTTCGTAATAACTGAATTTCCGTCAGGCTGGTTTCCAAGAATAAAACGCACACTGAAGTCTACTGAACCGGTTTTCTCAAATCCGAGATATTCGTAGAAAACCTCCCCGTCTGTCAGGGAAAACTGCGTATTTCTTACCGCATCATCCTTTTCCTGAGGCATTATAAGGTCCTTAAGATGAATATCTTTAAAGTCCGGTACCGTACGCGGATAAACAAGCTCTCTTCTGCCTGCAAGGGAGTCTTCGGAAACGTCCTCAAACTTAAGCAGCGCACCGCAGTCCGGACACTTTGCATCCCGTATTTTTCTGGTGTACGGTCTGCCTTTGCATTTTTCGCAGTAGTATACTTCCATCAGAGTGTCACCTCCATGAGTTCACTGTAGAGAAACATTACTGATGCCCTGTCGTCGGAAAGCTTTACGGCCGGTGTTATGTCACTGAGTTTCCGTTCTTCCTCTCCCTCACGCAGGAAAATGTATTCTGTAAAGTCCGGAAGCTTTTCACCCTTTATTATCTGCATGAAACTTCTCTTCTGTTCCTTCGGCGGATGATATTCGAGTATCAGTTTCTTCCCTGAAAACTCCGCTGTAAGCTCACTGCCGTAAGGAACAGCTTTTCTCCTTGACTTTTCATCAGTGCCGTTTCGTGCAAGATATTCACAGACCGACTGGTACATTCTGAAAAGCTCTTCAAGCTTTATTTCGCTTCCCGTCTCCCTTTCGTAGCTCTCATAGGCTATACTTCCCGTACCGGGGCTGTTGTCAGGACGGCACAGCATGAAACGGTACTTAAGTCTTCCCTCCGTCGTCTTTGTGATGCCTGCGTAAGGAACCAGCGTGCCGAAATCAGCTCCGGTGTTTTCCGGCTCAGGATCGGCAGGTATTTCGGTGCATTCATCCTCTGCAAAGAAAACATTTATTTTCACTTCATCGTTTTCTGAAGAATAGTCATAAAGACTTTTTTGCTGATCCCCGCAGACAAACGAAAACGTACGTGAAGTTCTTTCAAGGGATGCTTTCATGGTCCTGAACCATTCCTTCTGCGGGAAAACATATTTTCCGGGAACTATGTCTGCCTTAAGGCTTACAGGATCAGGCTTTGCTTCCCATCCGTAATCTGAGATATACTGATCATAGCAGGTACGAGAAGCACCGCTCATCATTGCCAGCGCATCAGGGATTATTTTTCTCAGATCTTCGGTGTCACTGCTTTTTACGACAAAACCTTCGGTGGAACAGATAGGTCTTCCGAACTCATCCTCACCGCATATATGACAGAAACGGCACAGCATGCTTATCCTGCGTCCGCTGATGAACATGAAGCTGTCTGCTGTATTTTCAAGTACGTTCACCCTGTCCTCGGGGAGAACATCACGTATCTTCATAATAAAGCTCACTGTTTTTCTGTACTCGCGGTATTCCTCAGTATAGCTTTCAAGCCATTCAGGAAGATACATATCAAAATAGTCATGCGTCCTTGTTCTTCCGTATAAAAAAACATCGGCATTCATCTGCAGAGTCACCTCCTTATCCTGAAACTGCACTTATTCCTCCGCTTTCCGGCCTTACCTCACATACGAGGCTGTCGGAAACGCGGAGACTGTTGTACGGTATTCGTATGAACCGCAGCACGACATCGCTCTCCTCGAGCTGCGTTTTAAGTATTTTCATCCTGTTTCTGTATTCACGTGACATCTTCGTCAGAACAGATGCATTTTCCATGTCACTTATCCTTAAGTGAAGAGCTGTCACCTCTTCGCTGACAGTCCTGTAAATGCTGTAGAAAAGCACGCTGTCTATGCCGTACGGAACTATTTCAGCATCGGGCGTTATCCGGTTTGTCACCGGATCAACGCAGTTCCTGCCCACTGCTGATGTGCGTATTATGCCATAGGTCCAGCCGTTTCTTTCTATTATCCTGACAGTAGTCTCAAAGGCGTGCCTTATTCTGTCGGCAAGGAGCTCACTGTCTCCGGTCACCTCAGGTGAATCATCCTTGGTGAGCACGAACAGTACAGTCATCTTTTTGTTCATGAACTGGTTCGTGTTGAAGAAAGTGTTTATATCGTCACTTCCGAGTGCGGCACTTATCTCGCCTGCTGTTTCAGCCCTGCTCAGTCTTATTGCATCGGCGAATATCAGAAGCACATTGCTTGCAAGCAGCTCGTTTCTTACATCCTTAACTTCATCGCCGGACCGCTCGTTTACCAGATTACCGACGAAACCTCCCTTGTAGTCGATAAAGCTCACGCTGCAAAGCGGCACGGACGTACTGTATGTGTCGTCAAAGAGATCAAGCATGTACTTTTTCGTGTTCTCGGTGCTTACCGAAGTGAAATTCCTGTTGTTTCTGATGGAATAACGCCGGACATCACCTATGCTGGTCTCGGACATGTCATCCGCCTGATAAGGCAGTATTTTGAAAAGATGGCTTCTGTCATCGTTGCGGCTGTCCTTTACCTCTATGTTTCCTGAAATGAAGGTATCGCATATTCCCGACAGGAACGCAGTCTTGCCGGATCCGCTGACGCCTATCATTGATATTTTTATATCCTGCATACATCCTCCGCCTCAAATCTGTATTTTACTTCCGCAGGTACATCCTTCATGTCTCGTATCCTCGGATATCGTTTCTTTCTCATTTCCGTCAGCATCTTCGCTACAGCCCGGGCGTTTCCGGTTTTCTCAGTACGTGTCCGGTACAGTTCCTCCATCTCTTTCCGTACAAGTGCAAGCGCTTCATCAGAGCAGGTGTCCTTTGAATCACGGCACATTTTCAGAAAGATCTGCGTGAGCTGCTCAGGATCATAGTCATTGAAATCGTAGCGTGTGCAGCGCGAGAGTATGCCTGCATTCGACGCGATAAAATCTTCATACTCGCTGGAATAGACAATGAAAACGACATTGAAGTTCCTGCGTTCATCGACCATGCGGTTCATCATGGAATTGAGCGCTGCGTGGCCGTAGTGCCGGTCCTTTGAAAGCTGGTAGGCTTCCTCAATGACAAGAACGGTATTGTTCTGCGCCGCCTCATCCATTTTTTCGTTTATGAGTTTCTGTGAATCGCCCACATGGGTGCCGATCAGTGATGATGCATCCACTATGACCGGACTTCTTCCTCCGAGTATGCCGGTGGCGTAGTAGAGTCCTGCCAGAAGCTTCGCAGCTGTCGATTTTCCGGTACCCGGATTTCCGACCCAGATCATGTGTTCCGGACCCGGATATTCTATTCCCTTGTCGCGGCACTCGTCGAAAAGGCTGCACTGGTCGTCAAACATCTGTTTAAGGAAATCAAGGCCGATATACTTTTTCAGATCGCTGTAGGCCTCCTCCCTTGTGGAGGCTCCGAATCCGTCAAACAGATGTACGGAATCCCCGAAATCTGCCTTCAGAACTTCCGGTTCCGCTTCCTTTGCACGCATCTGTGCGGCAGCGGTAACTGACTTTGCAAGAGTAACTATGTCGCGGGCGTTACCGAAGGTCTTTCTGTCACGCTCCCTGTAAAGATTTACAAAATAACAGGAAAGTCCCTCATCCACCTCGGCGGAAAGTGTGAGTCTGTTTCTCCTTATGCAGTCCCGGAATATCTTTTCGAGAACATCCGGCCTGTAGTCATCTATGGTTATGACATTCTTCATGCTGAACCTTGAAGGAAGACCTTCGTTCATCTTAAAAAAGTCAGCCATCTTCGAGCTGTATCCGGCAACAACGACGCAGAAATGATACTTCGGGTCAGTCATTGCCGCAACAAGTGTGTTTATAACTTCAGCACAGTAGTTTTTCACCGCCGGATGATGAGCCGTCACTCAGATTCACAAGCGAATACACCTCATCGATAAAGAGCACACCGCCCTGGGCGCGTTCAACGGCATTTACCGTGTTTATTGCTGATGCACCAAGATACTGGCCTACAAGAGTGTCCCGCGAAGCACAGACAGTATGTCCTGAACTCAGAATTCCGTGTTTGTAGAGAATACGGCCGATAAGACGTGCTATTTCTGTCTTGCCCACACCCGGATTGCCTTCGATAACGAAGTTTGGTATTTTATAGTTTCCGGTACATTCTCCCGGACTTTCAAATCGTTCAAGAGTGAAAATTCCCTCTCTCTTCGTATCTGTACCTGAACTGCTGTATTTTAAAAAGTTTTCATATTCATCAATGTTTCGTTTTATTACATCACATGCATTTTCCCAGCCCTGGTGTCTTCTGCTTTCAAGCACTTCCTCCGGATCTTCCGGAGAATACCGTACATCCTTTTCAGAATAGATACGGTTTATCGTATCAGCCGAAAACGGTATCCTGTCACCTTCGGCATCACGCAGAAATGTTTCAGTACGGTCGCGGAAAGTATTAAGTCCGCTTTCCGATTCACGGCAGTAAAACTGCATGGTATTTACTATGCTTTCGATGTTCTGTTCGTTCCAGTCAAAGGTTATCTTCTTTATTCCTTTTTCCGTTTTTATTCCGCGTACCGCCCAGTAATAAAGCAGATAACGCATCTCGTCGCTTCCCGGATGCTTTACTATGAGACAGTTGTCAGAATTGAACTTTCGTCTTCCTTCATGGTCTTCGGCTATAAAAAGTGAGGAAAGTGACAGCTCGCTGCTGCTCTGGAGCATCTGCTGGATCTCTTTCGTTCCGAGTCCCTTTGAAAGAAAAATGCATATGTTCCTGTTGTCAGCAGGCATAGATTTCCAGCTCTCAAAAAGGCGGTTGTAGTTACGCCGGCTTACGGAATCGGTACGGTTCACAAAGTCGTCAAAGCTCGTGAAAACAATGGCTGTACGCTTTTTACGGCTTTCCATAAGAGCCTCGGCCTTGTGTATGAAGTCGGCATCGCTTTCCATAGGATAACGCATGCGCACTTCCTTTTCCGGAGTCTTTTTTTCTTTGCGGACTGCCGGGTTCTTTTCCTTTATTCCGAAGACGTTGAAAATGTCTTCCTCATCATCTTCCGGAGAAACCGGATCATCCGCAGGCTCCTCGCCGCTGCTTCCTGAAATCACATAGTTTTCAGCACTTTCACTGTCGTGAAAATACAGTCCTGAACCGCTTCCCGAATAGAACAGCACACACTCATAGCCAACCTTTTTCAGATATCCGCAGAGGTACTGCTCAAAACTCATTATCTGAAGATCAGGTGTACAGAATGTATCGGTTATATTTCCTGAAATACTGAAAATACGATGTGATGAATATTCAAAGATCGATCTTTCCACTTTTCTCACCTCTTTCGGACGGGGTCCGTACCCTTTATACTCTTTTCACCGGCTGCGGATTTTCTATCATTGTCTTTCTTCCGGTGTCGGCAGCATCCATGCCTCTTGTCTCTTCACTGCACTTAAGCGAAGCATCCGCTACATTACGGCAGCTGCCCATAAGCTCATTTACTATCGCTTTACGGTACTGTTCACGGTTTTCCTCACTGCTCTTATTGCTCGCAAGGATCAGTTCAGTCTGAAGCTCTGCGTTCTCATCTTCATACGGAAGCAGTGAGATGGTCAGTTCCTCACCGGTCAGCTGACATACATACTTTCTTTCACCCGACTTTGAAGGATCACCGTCGGTATAGTTTGTCTCCTTAAGGGTAAACCCTTTTTCCCTGAGCAGACCGAAGATAACCTTTTCCGCTTCAACTCTGTTAAGGCTGTAGAACATACAGTAGAAGGCATCGGCAGTGGCTTCATTTATCTCAGCGATAAGACTGCTCATTTCCTCAGTTTTTCTTTTAAGTTCGGAAGAAGGCACATCGTCACCGGCACTCACTGTGTATTCCCTTATTTTCGTGTATCTGCCTGTAAGCTCCGCATATCTGCTCTTTATGAACTGAGTAAGGTCGGCTGTAACTTCCCTTTCAGTTTCATCCGGCATTTTAAACTCCGCTTCCTTCAGAGAAGCAAGAAGGCCATCCGCCTCTTCCAGCAGATATGCAAGCGTAACTCTGTAGAATTCACGTTCATTGTCTTCAGCATCAGATCTGTACATATCCATAAAGATCTGGGTGACAGCTGATGAAGCGAGGCTGACAGCCGACTGGTAATTTCCTTTTTCCAGATCACTTTCCGCCTCGTGAATGTATTTTTCAGCAGTTTCAGACTCTGTCCCTTCAAGAAGTGTACGTGCATCTTCAATGAGGCTCGCAGCTCTTTCACGGGCACGCTCGTCACGGTCAGCAATGTCCGCTTCAATTTCCGCGATTCCGGAAAGAATACTCTCCTTAAGTCTTGTCATACGCATTGAAATTTCTGAATTGCTGCGGTTGATCACTTCACTGTAGTTCTTCCTGAACTGCGTGTGTATCCTTTCGATACTGTCAAGAGTATTTTTTTCCGAAGCCTTTAACAGCGCACGGAAATCATCAGCTGCACTGCTGTCACCGAAGCTTTTTACGGTTTCCGTATGCATGTCATTTATATTTTTCAGCATCTGTTCGGTGCTCCGGTAAAGTGCCTCGCGCTGGTTATTCATGTTCTCCGTAACATCACGGCCGAGACTGCCAAGTTCATCGTTCAGTGCATTCAGTTTTTTCTCTTCCACAGCCTTACTGTATTTATGAACTGCTATGACTCCGGCAAACGCGACCCTGCCCGCTGACTTTGCTATATGTTCGGCTGCATACATGACTGACAGTGTCATTACAACAGGTGTGAAAAAAATCGATCCCCTGCTTATACCGCTCATGATCCCACATCTCCTTTCCGCTGATGACCGTTCAGCGGATCATCCGGCGTCTGTTAAGTGCCAGTTCCTTTCTTCTCTGTTCATCAGCTCTGTTTTTCAGTTCATTTAAAACCGTATCAGTATCGGAAAACTCTTTTTCACAGTTGCTTTCCGCAATCACTGTCAGTTGTCCGGTTACGCTCTGAAGCCCCGTCAGGAAGTTTTTCTCGGTGGCCTTAAGGTTTTCAGGAGTTCCTGAACCGTTGTGTTCAAAATAAACGCCCGCTGCATTTATTACCGTTGTCCTGTCCGGACATACCGGAAAGATACAGACAGTGATCTTTTTGCCCGGCTCTGCAGCTTCGATAATGTATTCCTTCCTTATATCACCGTCGCGGAAACCCTTTGAAACAATATCACAGCAGCGTTCAGTCTTCATGTAGTTTATGATTTTCTTCGACAGATCTGCTGCCCGTTCAAAGGATGCCGCAAAACCGGTGTGAATGTACGACCTCATTGTACATATTTCCTTGTGAAGTGCAGTCAGGCTGTCAAGGTTTTCGGAAAGCTCCTCAAACGAAACGCTTCTTCCCTGCCTTCTCTCACTCTTCAGAAATGAAGTGATTTTTTCTTCTCTGGTTCTGCCTTCGCATTCATGGATTTTCTCTGTAAACTCCGCAAAACTCTTCGCCTTTTCCGCTGCAGGTGAAAACCTGTTTTCACACCAGAAATCAAAGGTTTCAGCTTCCCGTTCCGAAGTACGAACCAGCTCCTTTTCAAAAGAATCTGTTTTCACTCTGCAGAATTCATCGGATATCAGAAAATCATTTACAAGAGCTGTGTAGGATTCAAGCTGGGTGTAGTAGCGTATCCACTGCTCCATGTTCTTCTTCATCCGCTCATCCATCAGCGCTATCTGAAATCCGGTTCCGGATGAAAGAGCCATGCATGATTCGTAAAATCCGGCACGAAAATCTGACTTTACCGATTCCAGCTGCATAAGAAGAGCATCCGCCGCTCCCGGTTCAAATGATTCGTGGGGGTATTTCTCCGAAAATTTCTGAAACTCGTCGTAGACATTTTCCATTCGCCTGCGGGCTTCGTTTTTCATTGTCTCCTCACGCTT from Ruminococcus sp. HUN007 encodes:
- a CDS encoding AAA family ATPase; this translates as MERSIFEYSSHRIFSISGNITDTFCTPDLQIMSFEQYLCGYLKKVGYECVLFYSGSGSGLYFHDSESAENYVISGSSGEEPADDPVSPEDDEEDIFNVFGIKEKNPAVRKEKKTPEKEVRMRYPMESDADFIHKAEALMESRKKRTAIVFTSFDDFVNRTDSVSRRNYNRLFESWKSMPADNRNICIFLSKGLGTKEIQQMLQSSSELSLSSLFIAEDHEGRRKFNSDNCLIVKHPGSDEMRYLLYYWAVRGIKTEKGIKKITFDWNEQNIESIVNTMQFYCRESESGLNTFRDRTETFLRDAEGDRIPFSADTINRIYSEKDVRYSPEDPEEVLESRRHQGWENACDVIKRNIDEYENFLKYSSSGTDTKREGIFTLERFESPGECTGNYKIPNFVIEGNPGVGKTEIARLIGRILYKHGILSSGHTVCASRDTLVGQYLGASAINTVNAVERAQGGVLFIDEVYSLVNLSDGSSSGGEKLLC
- a CDS encoding GGDEF domain-containing protein, with product MNDTDKGKSLSFASLALALADDYTSLYVIDAEDDSYVEYVPSGENKELTIASSGKNFYDDVPGNAEKLVYKEDLANFLKTFSRDNVMKALAAGKSFTLGYRLVIDGVPCYYSLKTIRSYTDHSIIIGVQNVDRQMRHEKEMENEIRTFSDIATALAQQYVVIYHVNVLTNYYTEYSTSAKYSWVKHGTSGDSFFEECEENMKTSVYEGDRSMMYTALKKENLLNAIRIFGHVNLTYRLMIDDNPQYMALYAVRAAEDSDHIIIAVSNIDKIKRMELDYNNAVELVGKDTLTGVKSKHAYVEAEADLDRQIEKSCQPPFAIVICDVNGLKDINDSLGHKAGDEYIRRASTVICNAFSHSPVFRIGGDEFAVILKGRDYDCRSDLMEQMFSTLENSKTNGLVLFAAGISEFDPDMDLRVQDVFERSDKLMYENKIRCKSAAK
- a CDS encoding apolipoprotein A1/A4/E domain-containing protein, whose product is MSAQTVILNRKLENMRGQFKKNLAAMDEIRSEYEKSLNDRLAQVQQEMKEKLADHDASLRGEFETELEKYTAALNDELGKKIDEISSEYAKLKAENDEMQVLMKKTEKELAGEISGLSGKLEKREETMKNEARRRMENVYDEFQKFSEKYPHESFEPGAADALLMQLESVKSDFRAGFYESCMALSSGTGFQIALMDERMKKNMEQWIRYYTQLESYTALVNDFLISDEFCRVKTDSFEKELVRTSEREAETFDFWCENRFSPAAEKAKSFAEFTEKIHECEGRTREEKITSFLKSERRQGRSVSFEELSENLDSLTALHKEICTMRSYIHTGFAASFERAADLSKKIINYMKTERCCDIVSKGFRDGDIRKEYIIEAAEPGKKITVCIFPVCPDRTTVINAAGVYFEHNGSGTPENLKATEKNFLTGLQSVTGQLTVIAESNCEKEFSDTDTVLNELKNRADEQRRKELALNRRRMIR
- a CDS encoding EAL domain-containing protein; translated protein: MRSVFSFIFTVVIIAQLVCVYRARHSGKPIGRYVAALNSAIIPPLLGNLIIIGSHQKILSLIGSYIYFLGVDLVVLTLTRFTVEYCKTRNNSMSTPRLVYIPLAVDVIQFMLNPFTGHAFDLKAVDYEGAVYWKLEPYIGQTYHRLVAYSIVVGVVVIFLKTASGMPKIYRERYTALSYVVIFVGLWQGLYLMSDSPIDRSMLGYGALGILIYFFSLHYRPYRLLDRMLSRIVSGMNESLFIFDPAGKCIWANDAGLELTGVDEDNVEKAVPALMELFRNPGSENDTGCVQRIVGNGDDAHYYTLEENKALDEKRKSLGTYLRISDVTEEQNRMKREMYAATHDPMTGLYTREYLFTCISERLENDTDTEYLIMYVDVKNFNVVNDIFGVEFGDQAMKHIASWIQNNLSRRCIYGRLIGAAFGVCMPREEWKPEYIEEILTNFMIHNYKAEYHILINVGVCEAEHGENNISLLFDRALLALTVTSDDIRGHIAFYDAAIREKLLMEQKLSSQLGEAIENMQVCPYLQPIADENGKIVGAEALARWEHPELGFLPPCSFIPAFERNGLIAEVDQHMWRSACSILSRWKKAGSDLFISVNISPKDFYYIDVYEKITSFVNEFGIEPEKLRIEITESFMINDAEKRMAMLEKFRESGFIVEMDDFGSGYSSLNMLKDMPVDVLKIDMKFLDRDKTSEKAKIIVHNVISLTKDLGIVALTEGVETRAQFSTLSDMGCMLFQGYYFSKPMPVKEFEKFAGIAD
- a CDS encoding AAA family ATPase, with the protein product MKNYCAEVINTLVAAMTDPKYHFCVVVAGYSSKMADFFKMNEGLPSRFSMKNVITIDDYRPDVLEKIFRDCIRRNRLTLSAEVDEGLSCYFVNLYRERDRKTFGNARDIVTLAKSVTAAAQMRAKEAEPEVLKADFGDSVHLFDGFGASTREEAYSDLKKYIGLDFLKQMFDDQCSLFDECRDKGIEYPGPEHMIWVGNPGTGKSTAAKLLAGLYYATGILGGRSPVIVDASSLIGTHVGDSQKLINEKMDEAAQNNTVLVIEEAYQLSKDRHYGHAALNSMMNRMVDERRNFNVVFIVYSSEYEDFIASNAGILSRCTRYDFNDYDPEQLTQIFLKMCRDSKDTCSDEALALVRKEMEELYRTRTEKTGNARAVAKMLTEMRKKRYPRIRDMKDVPAEVKYRFEAEDVCRI